In Lolium rigidum isolate FL_2022 chromosome 7, APGP_CSIRO_Lrig_0.1, whole genome shotgun sequence, the DNA window tccgcgcgcgccgccgccctcccgccgtggtcttctccgccgtttgtcgccggtgagtattccgccgcgttcttcttcgttgccgccggtaaattggtcggatttcgagctgatgtatggtacaccgtggtagatggcttcggaggatgtgcacatggcggatttggacgcgacgtcgaccgattggtcgtcgtcggattccgacgattcggacatcgacgagttgctcaacgacgacgagacAGAGATGATGGTGCTCCTGTTCGGCTTGAAGCAAACGGAGGACCGCATGAAGCTACTGCatcagcggaaaggatccgtgatggggcgtatgtgcattccgcagaaccgcgcgctcggccacgaacagctgatgcaagattatttcgccgaggtaccgacctatcctccccgcctcttccgtagacggtaccgaatgcgtaggtctttgttcgagagaatcgtcaaagattgcgaggcaaattgcgattatttcaagcaaagaagaaatgctgcccaagtcatgggatttagcccatatcaaaaaaatgttgccgccatgagggttattgcatacggtataccagcagattataccgacgagtaccttcgcattggtgtgcatacaaccacggattgcgtgcgtatgtttgccaagatggtgatcaagttgtatggagagaagtatctctgagctccaaatgaggatgatacaaaaaggctcatggagatcaatgaaaagagggggtggccggggatgcttggtagtttggattgcatgcattggacatggaaaaattgtccaaaagcatggtatggaatgtattgtggcaaaagccgtgatgctaccattgttcttgaagctgtggcctctcaagacttatggatttggcatgcttttttttggattgccggggacactcaacgacatcaacatcttgaatagatcccctttgtttgcaagactagttaagggtgaagctccaccttgtaactacaaagttatggacaatgagtacaccatggggtactatctcacagatggtatttaccctaactttgcgacccttgtcaagtccataaaagagaaaaaggacagggctttgacaagaaaggaaacttgcttcaccaaaaatcaagaggcatgccgcaaagatattgagagagcttttggtgtcttgtaagcaaggtttgcaattgtccggggtcctgctagattttgggacaaggaaactcttgttgatgtcatgacatgttgtgtcattcttcacaacatgatcattgaagatgaaagaggtttgaacttgccatgtttctatggcaatgttggcacccgagtgcagcccgagaggaaccctgatcggattgaagcttttcttgcagctcatcgaggcattgaaaatgccgagactcatcaccagactcacccaagatttgattgatcaccattggcagttgcatggccagtgatttattacattcatttcccattgttgtatgtgtgaaacattcatttcctattgttgtatgtgtgaaacatttgttatttgtttaattcttccattagaacatttgttgacattttcgaaaacattattgtaataattatgacgattattgtgtgatgtaaaatatttattttatgtgaatggtgtgttggttcatatgcaatttgtcaaaaaaacctgttttgaggggttgaaaacccggacgagctagcagaccccgtatccccaccccgtaaaacagctgttttacggggtggggatacggggtctgctagctcatccgagttttcggccagcgaaaagtgaatacaggaccctctactcgcgttttaaggggtgaaaaaatacggggctgttagacatgctctaacatcAGCTTCCTATCTCCCATCCCCTCAGGTTTTTTTTTCAGTCACTTAATCCCCTCCGATGTAATCTTAACCTTTTTTTTACCAGAGCTACTCATGCGGTCAGTATATATATTATACAGTAGATCATGCATATCATTCTACTATACGATACTTATTACTTGAACCGGAGGCAGTATTATATTtataatgcatggtatcatgtaaCTGTTCATAGTCACACTATATTTATTGATTCGTAGAATCTCGATACGAAAatatggtactccctccggttcatattaattgacttcacttTGTCTCGATTCCTATATACTACcttcgtttcaaggaataagtcgccatcgttttacgtgcttttgtttgaccaaaaaatacttcaaatatataaaaattgtttatatgaaattactatcattaaaaagtgattttcaatacaaatccaacgatactaattacatataatataatcaagattttgttgttcaatttttatggtcaaagttcgtcttggaatacacgtgcgtcttattccttgaaacggagataGTATCTAGTTAAGTTTTAGTCTACATACATATGTATCTACACAAaatggagtcaattaatttgaaccAGAGGGAGTGCCATATCTATTTGATATTATTGATTTTATTTAGTTCTACTCCCTTCGTCCACACAAGAAAATATTTATGACATCAAATTAATATTGCTAGAATCATCTTAACATGTAGTTCAATGATATCGTAGTTTGATGTCACATAAGTCGttattttttataaaaatttAGTTGAATTTAAAATATTTGGCTTCCAAAAAAATGTAAGATTATTCATGGGCGAAGagactacgtgctatgataccacCATTAACTGTAGTGACACATCGCCTTTTTTGCATGCATACAGTACCCATGATACCCACAATAGGTAGTTTAAGCATAACATTTTAAGTTGTGATCAACTTTATAGGAAAACCTAGCTACATTTATGGCACTCAATTAGTACCATTAAATCCATTTTCAAATATAGTTTCATAATATAATGATTTTATGTTACAAATGTTGCTACTCTTTTTTACAATGTTGGTGAAATTTGAAAAGATTTAACTATGAACAAAATCAGAAGTACACTTATTTAAAAACAAATTGAGTATAAGAGATAAAAACATTTTTTTGCTAATAATTTACTATCTTGTGGGGCGTTGAATTTATTTATCCGCAATCTGACGTGGGAAAATAGACATGAAAGTTGAGAAAATGCAACCAACCAATAGATATATGTAAAAATAGATAAATCAAATATAATTACCGTATTCTAGTGTAACCATTCTTTTTTTAATCGAACTACGGCCGGCTTACGCTAGCCCGAACACTTTCATATATATAACTCAAGAGATACAGGGGGCCATTACAAAGTTTTAGAGGGCAAGAGGAGCTCAAGGACTAGAGGAGTTCAGGTGGGATCATATCTGGTACACCAGAATTAAGAATGGATCTAGAGATTTCAGTAGGGCAACTGTAAGCCCATAGCCTAACGTCTTGAACACAGTTCTTCACGACAAGGGGGAGGGCCTCATCAATGTTGTTGAAGACTAGGGCATTCCTCCTCTTCAAAATATTCCAGGCTATAGCGGTGCTGATAGTAGCTTCTTCAAAGCTGCTGAAAAGGAGTTGCAGCACTTCGGCCAGGGGCACCGGATCAGCAGGTGATCAGTATCTTCGTCGGTAGAGCATGAGGGGCAAGTAGCAGAGGTGGACACGTTGTGCTGGAAGCGGCGCTCGTTGTTGGGAAGGCGTCGTTGAGCGAGCCAACAAAAAATCTTGCACTTCAGTGGTGCAACAGTTCTCCAAACGTTAGTCGCTTGATCATCAACCTGCAAATTCCTAAAAGAATTGGTGTAGAAATATTTGTTTGTCAATCCTTTGTTAGTGAGGCGGCACACACGAATGCCTGGGGTGTCTGTGCGAAGCACAACAGAGCCAAACTCACAAGTTAGGGCAAGGAGGTCTTCCTTCGCGGCATGAGAGATGCGAGGGCCAAGGTTGGTGTGGAGTCCTGAGAGGAGAATGTAGGAAACCGAGGCATTAGGACGAATAGAATGGGAGAAGAGGGCGGGAAAGCGTTCATGGAGAACCGATCCAAGCCAAAGATCAAACCAGAAAGCAGTGGAGTTTCCATCCCCAAGGGTGGCTTTGGAGATGAGGCCATTGTTGTTGGAGTGTAACCATTCTCGAACCTAGAAACTTTGAGAAGTTTCGTCTAAAGTGCTAGTGATGTCCATTTTTTTGGGAGTATAGTTGAAGACGCCGCGCCGTTGTCAAGTTCTTTTACGCCATGTTAGAAATTGAATCGTGGCAAAATATCACAGGTTTGAGTTTCTTTGCAACGCTATTGTGGGGCTTAATGATTTTTGGTGTCTCCCAAATGATAAAATATGTGGGCATAGGAACGAACAAGCACACAATGGCTGATATTCACACCTAAAGTGAACCACATTGTGAAGCCCTCGAAGCATTATGTTGTGTTGACGATCTATGAGAATATGATTATGTTAGTTACTACCTCCGAACCTATTTAATTGACGCGACTATACTCGCGTTGATttaatccgaccggagggagtatatgttatTGGGAAGAAATAGTTTTCTTTCTTTCAAGATATACACCATGAAAGAATGTATCATTTTCATAGAAGAAGTAGCCAAGCAGCTACATGACGCCTTTCAACTTAGTACATCGCTAATCCGAAAACTAGCCACGACAAACTAGGAAGAACTAGTGTTAATGTGGAACAAAATGTATGTTGATGATGGTTAATTCTCCTGATTGATAttcaacattgcaagcaatatATATTGGAACTTAATTTATAAGTGGATATGTATCGTGTCGACCTGGTTCCAAGTTGTATCGTTAGCTTCTTCTTTGTAAGCCATGTAACGCCTTCCATCAGTTTTTCTTGATATTATGGATATATATGGGTTGACCTTGTAGAAAAAAAAATACAACGTGCGAGGTCATGTGGAAGAAAATATAAATATGATTACTGTCGAGCAGAATATCATTTTCCCAGCTCAGCTCCTCCTCACAATCAGGAGGGAGACGATACATACATGAGCCATCGAAGGGCAAAGGCGTCAATCCGCAGCTCGCCTGCCCCCTTTCTTTTTCCTGGTTTCCCCACTGTTTTCCACCGAAACCTGCAGGAGAAGAACAATACCCACACAAAAAAAGGTTGTattcctcctcctcgccctcatCGAGTCCGCTCCAACTCCAATGCCGTTGCCTCCATCCTCCTTTTCCTCATCATAAACTTCTCGGCCCTGCCCTGCCCTGCCCTgccccgaaccaaaccctagcgcAGCGCTCCTCAATCGCCACGGAGCGCCCCGGAAATCCGCCCGCCACCACCCAGATTTGGCCTCGCGCGGACCAATTCGGCTGCCAATAAATCCGGGGGCGTGTCCCCTTGGCCATGGCCGCTTGATCGCGCCCGGCCCATGGGGATGTCGGGGGCCGCCAGTGGCGGTGCCGGATGCGGGCGTGGAGAGTACATGAGGATCCCGGAGGATGTGGACGCCATCAAGGAGCCCGTCAAGGACGACGGCGGGGACTGCCCCAGCCTGCTACGCTGCCGCGCGATCCGCTGGTGGGCGCAGATCGCCGTGCTCGGGGTCTTCCTAGCAGGCGCTGCCGTGTCCGCGGCAGTCTTCCTGGGGCCCCTACTCATCGAGAAGGTGCGCAATCCCCCCCGCATACCCCTTGTCCGTCCTCCCCTCCCCTATCAGGGTTCGTCACGGATGATGCTAGATCCCCTTCAATCTACCATCCCTTCTGCGCATAGCTGCTTACGACGCGATCTGGGCTGGATTCTATCCAGTATCATGTGTTGTTCCCTATTATTAATTCTCGATTTCTCCCGTTGCTGTTTCTTATTACCTTTCTTTGTGATTTATATTTAAGAACATAATAATTCTCGATTGGTATTTCCGCTGCTCGATTCGCTCTATATATATACGGAATGTCACTAGATTTCATCCGGAAACCACATGCCACTTCAACCGATTTGTTGGGTCAAATGGGAATGCCACTGTTGAATGATCAATATTGGGAAATTGCGTAGCCAATCGACAAAAAACAGCCAATGCCTCGTGGGTATGCTGGCACATGTAGTCACACCTAATTTGTGGGGCCAGCTTGATGCTCTTTGTGGTGTAGGCGTGTAGACGTTTCCCCTAAAAGATGGACGGGTAGGAATATAACCCCACAAGCAATTGGATCCTGGTATTTTTGGTAATCAAGATGACCTACTGATTGTGTCCTGGAGCCACTTGTTGGTATTACTTGGAAGCCAACTCTGTCAAAGTAGAGTTTCCCTGAAGTAGTtgagagttttttttttgctttatcaTTGTGGTCATGTTCATCTACTGGCTGGCTGGCTGGACGATCCAGGGGGAATATATTGGATGGTTAATTTAATTTTACCGTTATATTTTTGCTGGATGATGAGGTTGTTGTAGTTTGTGTTTTAGCTGTCTGGCTTAAGATCAGGGAtttcaattcataagggagtggaATATTCATAGATCTCCTGAGATCACTTCCAGAGATGGCTGAATTGGACGAGGTTGCTATTTGCTGAATGAGTGGATCACATAGAATGATTAGCACCTCATAGTTATGTCACCTGTACCATTTCAGTGCATCTTGTTGCCCTCACATACAGTAGAAACTTTGTTGGCATGTGTTTCTGCGGCAGCTTTTGGTTCCCAGATTTTCTTTGAATATACTCTTGGCTTCTTCCTGATGTTGTTTTGCGTTGCTGTCATCCACAGGTGATTGTGCCACTGATTGACTGGCAATCGACAACTTTCAGCCGACCAGTTATTGCTCTAATATGTTTCGGTGCAATCGCTTTATTCCCAAGTCTATTGATACCTTCGTCCCCCTTTATGTGGATTGCGGGGATGACCTTTGGATATGGTTATGGCTTTCTGATAATTACAACAGCAATGAGCATAGGCATGTCATTGCCTTTCTTTATAGGATCTGCATTTCATTCCAGAATACACGTGAGTCTCTCACTCCCATCTCTCCCGCTCATGTTTTATCTAGATAGTACATAAACACAGTCGCTTAGttcctttttttttcgataatgaTTAATGATCTACCTGCAGAGATGGTTGGAGAAATGGCCCAAGAAAGCAGCTTTTGTTAGACTTGCTGGTGAAGGAGATTGGTCCCATCAATTTAGGGCAGTGGCTTTACTTAGGATTTCCCCGTTTCCATATATAGTTTTTAACTATGCTTCCGTGGCCACGAATGTCAAATATTGTCCGTATATAGCTGGTTCAATGGCGGGAACCGTACATGAAACCTTCCTTGCAATATACAGGTTTGTGCCTCTTCCAAGGCTCCTTTTTTGCCTTGTGTATGTATAATGAATGATGGCCTGTCTGCAAGGTTTTTGAGTCACTGTATAGTCACTGAATAGTCGATGTATAGTTGCCAAGTCGTTTTCCAAAAATCACGGCGACTCACGACTATACAGCGACTTATGGTGACTATACACTAAGTCGC includes these proteins:
- the LOC124675063 gene encoding Golgi apparatus membrane protein TVP38-like, producing the protein MGMSGAASGGAGCGRGEYMRIPEDVDAIKEPVKDDGGDCPSLLRCRAIRWWAQIAVLGVFLAGAAVSAAVFLGPLLIEKVIVPLIDWQSTTFSRPVIALICFGAIALFPSLLIPSSPFMWIAGMTFGYGYGFLIITTAMSIGMSLPFFIGSAFHSRIHRWLEKWPKKAAFVRLAGEGDWSHQFRAVALLRISPFPYIVFNYASVATNVKYCPYIAGSMAGTVHETFLAIYSGKLVGSLAVATSEGSFLSVDQIIYNVIGFTIAAVSTAAITIYAKKALQKLQTEDELC